The following proteins are encoded in a genomic region of Deinococcus arcticus:
- the groL gene encoding chaperonin GroEL (60 kDa chaperone family; promotes refolding of misfolded polypeptides especially under stressful conditions; forms two stacked rings of heptamers to form a barrel-shaped 14mer; ends can be capped by GroES; misfolded proteins enter the barrel where they are refolded when GroES binds), which yields MAKQLVFDESARRSLERGVNAVANAVKVTLGPRGRNVVIEKKFGSPTITKDGVTVAKEIELEDKLENIGAQLLKEVASKTNDITGDGTTTATVLGQAVVKEGLRNVAAGANPLALKRGIEKAVAVAIEEIKALAVPVEDSDAIKKVAGISANDEQVGQEIASAMDKVGKEGVITIEESKGFDTEVDVVEGMQFDKGFINPYFITNPEKMEAVLEDAYILINEKKVSNLKDMLPILEKVAQTGKPLLIIAEDVEGEALATLVVNKLRGTLNIAAVKAPGFGDRRKEMLRDIAAVTGGEVVSEDLGHKLENVTMDMLGRAARIRITKDETTIVDGKGEQSQIDARVNAIKGELDTTDSDYAREKLQERLAKLAGGVAVIRVGAATETELKEKKHRYEDALSTARSAVEEGIVAGGGTTLLRIIPAVKKAAESLTGDEATGARILIRALEEPARQIAMNAGEEGSVIVNAVINSDKPRFGFNAATGEYVDDMVAAGIVDPAKVTRTALQNAASIGALILTTEAIVSDKPEKPQAQGQGGGAPDMGGMDF from the coding sequence ATGGCTAAACAGCTTGTGTTTGATGAATCCGCCCGCCGCAGCCTGGAACGCGGCGTCAATGCCGTCGCCAACGCCGTCAAAGTGACCCTGGGGCCCCGTGGCCGCAACGTGGTCATCGAGAAGAAGTTCGGCAGCCCCACCATCACCAAGGACGGCGTGACCGTCGCCAAGGAAATCGAGCTGGAAGACAAGCTCGAGAACATCGGCGCGCAGCTGCTGAAAGAAGTCGCCAGCAAGACCAACGACATCACGGGTGACGGCACCACCACCGCCACCGTGCTGGGTCAGGCCGTGGTGAAAGAGGGCCTGCGCAACGTGGCGGCCGGCGCCAACCCGCTGGCCCTGAAGCGCGGCATCGAAAAGGCCGTGGCCGTGGCCATCGAGGAAATCAAGGCCCTGGCCGTGCCTGTCGAGGACAGCGACGCCATCAAGAAGGTCGCCGGCATCTCGGCCAACGATGAGCAGGTCGGCCAGGAAATCGCCAGCGCGATGGACAAGGTGGGCAAAGAAGGCGTCATCACCATCGAGGAGTCCAAAGGCTTCGACACCGAAGTGGACGTCGTGGAAGGGATGCAGTTCGACAAGGGCTTTATCAACCCCTATTTCATCACCAACCCCGAGAAGATGGAAGCCGTCCTCGAAGACGCCTACATCCTGATCAACGAGAAGAAGGTCAGCAACCTCAAGGACATGCTGCCCATCCTGGAAAAGGTCGCCCAGACCGGCAAGCCCCTGCTGATCATCGCTGAAGACGTGGAAGGCGAGGCCCTGGCCACCCTGGTGGTCAACAAGCTGCGCGGCACCCTGAACATCGCCGCCGTGAAGGCCCCCGGCTTCGGTGACCGCCGCAAGGAAATGCTGCGTGACATCGCCGCCGTGACGGGCGGGGAAGTGGTCAGCGAGGACCTGGGCCACAAGCTGGAAAACGTCACCATGGACATGCTGGGCCGCGCCGCGCGCATCCGCATCACCAAGGACGAGACCACCATCGTGGACGGCAAGGGCGAGCAGAGCCAGATTGACGCGCGCGTCAACGCCATCAAGGGCGAACTGGACACCACCGACAGCGACTACGCCCGCGAGAAGCTGCAGGAGCGCCTGGCCAAGCTGGCCGGCGGCGTGGCCGTGATCCGCGTGGGCGCCGCCACCGAAACCGAGCTGAAAGAGAAGAAGCACCGCTACGAAGACGCCCTGTCCACCGCCCGCTCGGCCGTGGAAGAAGGCATCGTGGCTGGCGGCGGCACCACGCTGCTGCGCATCATCCCCGCTGTCAAGAAGGCCGCTGAAAGCCTGACCGGCGACGAGGCCACCGGCGCGCGCATCCTGATTCGCGCCCTGGAAGAGCCGGCCCGCCAGATCGCCATGAACGCCGGCGAGGAAGGCAGCGTCATCGTGAACGCCGTGATCAACTCCGACAAGCCCCGCTTCGGCTTCAACGCCGCGACGGGTGAGTACGTGGACGACATGGTGGCCGCCGGGATCGTAGACCCCGCCAAGGTGACCCGCACCGCGCTGCAGAACGCCGCCAGCATCGGCGCGCTGATCCTGACCACCGAGGCGATTGTCAGCGACAAGCCCGAGAAACCCCAGGCCCAGGGCCAGGGTGGCGGCGCCCCCGACATGGGCGGGATGGACTTCTAA
- the groES gene encoding co-chaperone GroES has protein sequence MLKPLGDRVLVEIIEEAEQKTAGGLYVPDTAKEKSQRGRVVAVGNGKMLDNGTRVALDVKAGDTVYFAKYGGTEVSLEGKNYSILSERDILAIVE, from the coding sequence ATGCTGAAACCTTTAGGTGACCGCGTTCTGGTTGAAATTATCGAGGAAGCCGAGCAGAAGACCGCCGGCGGCCTGTACGTCCCCGACACCGCCAAGGAAAAGAGCCAGCGTGGCCGCGTCGTGGCCGTGGGCAACGGCAAGATGCTGGACAACGGCACCCGCGTGGCGCTGGACGTCAAGGCGGGCGACACCGTGTACTTCGCCAAGTACGGCGGCACGGAAGTCAGCCTGGAAGGCAAGAACTACTCCATCCTGTCCGAGCGCGACATTCTGGCGATTGTGGAGTAA